The following is a genomic window from Gammaproteobacteria bacterium.
GCAAACGCTCCGCGACGCCGACCGCCTGCTCGGTGTCGGCGATCGTTTCCAGCAGCAGCGCGAACTCGTCGCCGCCGATACGCGCGAGCACATCGTGCGCCTCGGCGATCTCTGCCATGCGCGCGGCCGCATGCTTGAGCAGGGCGTCGCCGGCAGCGTGGCCGAAACGATCGTTGATGCGCTTGAAATCGTCGAGGTCGATATACAGCATCGCACCACGCGTACCCTTGAGTTGCGCGCGCAACACCGCACGATTGAGCGCCTCCTGAAACAGGCGGCGATTGCCGAGCCCCGTCAGGGTGTCGTAGTTGGCGAGCTGCGCCAACTTCTTCAGCGCCATCTGCCGTCGATCGGTTTCCAGCGAGAACTTGTCGAGCACCGCGTTGTAGAACATCGCGATGCGCGCCGCCTCGGTTTCCGGCTCGACTTCGATGTGCTGTGAGAACTCGCCGCGCCGCGCCTGACGGTCCATCTGCACGATCAGATCCAACACCGCGCTGCTGGCACCGTGTTCGGCGATATTGAGCCCGATGCGCTCGTCGTCCTCGCTGACCCGCAGGGGCAGAAAGTGGTTGACCAGCTTCAGCAGCACATAGGAGACACCGAAGGAATACAGGCCGATCGTGCTCACGCCCAGGGCCTGAATCTGCAGTTGCTGCCAGCGCGACACGCCTTCGCCCCAGCTTCCGTCCGGCGCGCACAGGGCCACGGCCAGGGTGCCCCAGACACCGGCGAACAGATGCACCGGCACCGCGCCGACCGCGTCGTCGATCTGCAGGCGTTCCAGCATCTGCATGCCGAGCACACAGACCAGACCGCCAACGGCGCCCACCAGCAAGGCCGCGGCCGGCGACACGATATGACAGTTGGCGGTGATCGCGACCAGGCCGGCAAGCACGCCGTTCATGATCTTGTCCACCGCCGGCCGGCCCATCGTCCGCCAGGTCAACACTCCGGCAGCGATGCCGCCGGCCGCGGCGCCGAGCGCCGTATTGACGATGATCAGCGGCACGTCGGCGGTGAAACCCAGCGTGCTGCCGCCATTGAAACCGAACCAGCCGACCCACAGCAGAAACACGCCCAGCGTCGCCACCGGCAGGTTGTGACCCTCGATCGGCCGGCCGTTCGGCCCGAAGCGACCGACCCGCGGGCCGATGATCATCAGGCAGGCCAGCGAGGCCCAGCCGCCGACCGAATGCACCACGGTGGACCCGGCGAAGTCGATGAAGCCGAGCTGCGCCAGCCAGCCGCTGGCGGTCCCTTCGAGCGCGCCACCCCAGGCCCAGTGGCCGATCACAGGGTAGACCAGCATCGACACCACCAGTGCCGACACGCAATACGCCGAGAACCGCATGCGCTCGGCAACGGCGCCGGAGACGATGGTCGTGGCGGTGCCGCAGAACGCGAGCTGGAAGATGAAGAACACGTACATCCACGGCGACACCTCGCCGAACAGCATATCCGGCGTGGTGCCCACGAGGCCGTGCCAGCTGGCACCGAACATCAGGCCGAAACCGACCAGGCCAAACAGGACCGAGGCGATACAGAAATCGATGAGATTCTTGAACGCCACGTTGATGCTGTTCTTGGCGCGCACCAGACCGGACTCGACACAGGTGAAGCCGGCCTGCATCGACACCACCAGCACGGCGCAGATCAGCACCCAGAACTGGTCGAATGTGTTGTGGTCAATCGGCATGAATCAAGTGATCGCCTGTCTGGAAATATTCGGAGCACGGACACACCATGCGCCGTCGCGGGCGGGATTCTTGCTGCGCGTGAGTCCGCGAAACCACAATGCGGACGCTGATGGCGAAGCTTCGAAAAAACACGACCGGATGCATCCTTGCCGCCTGCACGGTGCTGGCCGGCTTCGCCGCATCGGCGCAGGAACAGGCAAGGCCCGGCTTCGAGAATGCGCCCACCATCCCGCCCGACACGGCCACGGCCGGTGAATGCGCGTCTTCGGCCGACGCACGGCTCGATTCGGCCTCGGAAACGCCGGACGTCGCCATCGACGAGGCCGTGCTTTCGCAAGCTTTTCGTGAACTCGGCGAGGCCGCCGGTACGGCCGACCCGGCCTGCATGCCCGGCCTGCGCGCTCGATTGCACGCGCTTCGCCGGCTCGGCGATCGGGCGGAACTGGCCGCATTCGACGAGGGGACCACGATCGCCGAGGCGCTGCGCCAACAGGCGCCGCAACTCGAACTGAAGGCCGGCGACGTGCTGCTGCTGCGCAGCCCACAGGTGGTGTCGGCGGCCGTCGGCCAGATCGGCCTCTCCGGCAGCGATTTCTCGCATGCGGCGATCATCGGTCTCGCACCGGTATGGCGCACGCTCGACGTGGTCGAGGCACTGGCCGGCGACGGTGTCCGCACCGAAGCACTGGAGGAATGGCTGGACAAGCCATTCGTGCGTTTCGCGGTACTGCGACATCGCGTCCCCGAGATTGCGCAGCAGGCCGCCGTCGCCGCCTACACCGACGCCAGCGAACGCGTCGCGGACGATCTCTGGTACGACTTCAGGTTGATCCTCGACGACAGCCAGCGTCTGTACTGCACCGAGGTGATCCGTCAGGCCTATGCGCGCGCGGCGCCGCGGGCCGCGCCGGTGCCGCTGCACCTGTCGGACGTCGGCGCCCTGGTCGAGACCTTCCCGATGCAGGAGCTCGGCGCCACCGGCCGCGAAGTGTTTCTGGCCGACGATCTGCAACTGGACCCGCGTTTCGAGACGATCCTGGAATTACGCGCACCCGCCGCCGTGGCACGCAGCGAGCGCATGGACCAGGCGTTTCGCGCAGTCTTCGCACGTCTGCGCGGCCCGCAGCGCGAAGCGGCGCTGGCCGAAATCGACGCGGCGATACCACCCGGTCCGCTGGCCGTGTCCTACGCCTTCGGCGGCGGCTACTTCGAATACCAGCGCCTGCCGCCGGCTTCACGCGGCCGGATCGCCGGGCTTGCGAATCTGGTGAAGCAGACGATGAAGGCCGACGAGTCGGATCGCTGAGTCGCGGCGATTGATGAGGATCTGATCGTCAGGAGTCATGCCGACACGTCCGGCATGACTCCTCGTGCCAGGCTGGAAGCGCCCTCTCCCCACCACCCGCTCCCACTTCGTGGGCGAGGGGTAATGGACTCGCTACGCGAGATTCACGTTATAGAAAGGGCAGGATCGGCCCGGCCGGCACGATGCCGCTAGGATTGATCTGCCTGTGGCTGCTGTAATAGTGCTGCTTGATGTGCCGGAAGTTCACGGTGCTGCCGATCTGCGGAATCGCGTACAGGCGCTCCAGATAGGCTTCGAGCCGCGCATAGTCCTTGATCCGCCGCAGATTGCACTTGAAGTGGCCGTGATAGACGGCATCGAAGCGGATCAGCGTGGTGAACAGACGGATGTCGGCCTCGCTAAGCCGCTCGCCGACCAGCCAGTCGCGGTCCTTGAGGTGGGTTTCCAACCAGTCGAGCGCTGAGAACAGTTCAGCGACCGCTTCCTCGTAGGCCGTCTGCGTGGTCGCGAAGCCGGCCTTGTAGACACCGTTGTTGACCTGGTCGTAGACGCGCGAATTGACCGCATCGATCTGTTCGCGATGTTCGGCCGGATACAGGTCGTGCAGATCCCGATTGGCGTAAGCATCGAAGGCGCGATTGAGCATTCGCAGCAGATCGGCCGATTCGTTGTTGACGATGCTGCCATGGCGCGTGTCCCACAGCACCGGCACGGTCACGCGACCGGAATAATCCGGTTTGGCGCGCACATAAAGTTCATGCAGATGCCGGGCGCCGAACAGCGGGTCGGGAATGCAGTCGGGGCCGTTGCTGAAACTCCAGCCCTGCTCACCCATGTAGGGATCGACGATCGATACCGGAATCGTCTGTTCCAGTCCCTTGAGCGCGCGCACGATCAGCGTGCGATGCGCCCAGGGGCAGGCCAGCGACACGTACAGCCGGTAGCGCCCCGGTTCAGCCGCATAGCGCGCATCCGGATCGGTTTCCACGCTGTCGCGGAACGAGGAGTCCCAGCGCACGAAGCGACCCTCGTTGTTGTCGGTGTCGTATCCAGCCTGCTGCCAGATCCCATCAACCAGCTTGCCCATGGGCTCGCTCCTGTTCGTGTCTGGACTCGACGGTGCCAGCGGCGCCTGAATCAGGCCTTGAGCGGCCCGTCTGGTCTATCGCTCGTCCCGCTCCGATTCGAGCGCCGCAACCCGTGCTTCGAGGGCGTCGATACGGGCAAGCAGGGCGGCGCTGTCAGTGCCGCCCCGGCTGCTGCTGCCGGATACCGGTTCGGCAGGAATCGCGTCCTCACCGCACAGCAGATGAGCGAAGCGTGAGGCCGCCTGACCCGGCGCACGCGGCAGCTGCTTGACCAGCGGTTCGGCTCGATCGCTCAGCAACTCCAGTGCTTCGTCGACGCCGGCGGCATCGCCCGGGCCACCCAAGGCGCTGGCGTTGCTGCGCAGCTCCGCGGCGGTTTGCGGACCGCGCAGCATCAGCGTGACCAGCACCGCCATGGTCGGTGCCTTGAGCAGCATCTGGTGCTGAAACTGCTGACGCCACTTCGGCACGCGCCCGCTGTAGTCGTCGCGCGTGGCGAACTTCATGCTTTCGAGGTCCGACAGGGCGCCGCCGACATCGCGCTCGCTCAGGCTCATGATCGGATTGCGCACCGTCTTCTGGTTGCAGGCGGCCATGATCGCGTTGACGGTCATCGGGTAGTACTGCGGCGTGGTGATCGATTTTTCGACAAGTGAGGCGATCACTCGGGCCTGGGCGGGCGTCAGCAAGGGGTCGGACATGGAGGCTCGGCTGTGGCAGGGTCGTGGCGCGATCTTAGGGCAGCGACGGGGCCGGTCAAGCCCGCTCGATGGGCGACTCCGCATGCAACGGCCTCTCGCGCGACAAACGTCATGGTCGTTGTGGGATCATGACTGCACCGCACAAGCGGATATAACGACAGGGATGGAACGAACCTCGACACGAGGCGCGTTCCTGCGGAACCGGCCGGGTCTCGGGCCTGGTCGGTTCACGCCAAGAGGACAACCAATGACCACTGCCGGTCAGTATTGCAAACCGCGGGTTCGCGGCCGTCGGCTGCGGCCGCTGCTGCCCTTCGCGATGATGGGCCTGTTCGGCCTGAATCCGGCTGCGCGCGCCGAAGCGCTCGATGCCGACGACGCGACACTGACAACCGTCACGGTCAGCGCCCACCGTCGCGATGAATCGGCCCTGGAGGTGCCGGTCGCGCTCGATGTGGTGCGCCACGACGAGCTGAGCGCCCGCTTGACCGACAGCCTGTCGGATCTGTCGCTGGCGGTGCCGAGCCTGCAGGTGGCCGACAACACCTCGATCCAGACGGTCTACATTCGTGGCGTCGGCGGTGGCGGACGCAATGTCGGTTTCGACACGCGCGCCGGTGTGTATCTGGATGGCGTCTACATCGGCACGCCGCCGGCCGCCGATGCCCTGCTGTTCGATCTCGCGCGCGTGGAGGTGCTGCGCGGGCCGCAAGGCTATCTGTACGGGCAGAACACCGTATCCGGCGCCATCAACCTGATCACGCGGGTACCGGGCGAGCGCTTCGAATCGGCGGTGCGGATGGGCCTGGGCAGCGACGACGAACTGCGCAGCGCCGCCATGCTGAACCTTCCGATCGACGCTAGCGTGCGGCTCAAGCTGGCCGCGAGCGCACGCCGACACGATGGCACGATCGACAACGTGACGCGCGATGAAAAGGTCGGCGATCTCGACGACCGGGCGCTGCGCGCACAACTGCGCCTGCTGCCGGATGCGCGGACCACCCTCGATTTCTCGGCCGACTACGCCGTGCAGGAGTCCGACAAGGTGGGTGGCGAAGCGCGGTCCGGCCCGTTCGGCACGCTCACGCCGCCATCACCCGCCGGCATGCAGGCTTTCGTCACCGACGACAATCGCGCCGAGCGCGACCTGTATCGCAATGGCGGCGTCGCCGCCACGATCGAACACCGCAGCGGCGAGCGGCGGTTCACCTCGATCACCGCGTATCGCGATTCCTACCGCCTGTGGCATGCCGACGTCGATCACTCCGCGCTCGACCTGCTGGGGCTGAACTATCACGACGATTACGAAACCTTCAGCCAGGAACTGCGCGTGGCCAGCGCCGACCCGATGCGCCGCGGCCGCTACGTCGCGGGCCTGTTCGTGTCGATGATGGATGCCAGCAACCAGCGTCGCTTGCTCGGCGGCACGGATGGATTCCTGATCGGCCTGGACCCCGCGCAGGCGCAGACGGTGGACAGCCTCGCCGAAGTGGTGACGCAGTCGTACGCATTGTTCGGCGCCTACGACTATGCGCTGACACCGCTCTGGACGCTCAACACCGGCGCGCGCCTCACACTGAGCCGCAAGGCGCTGGACATCAGCCAGTCTTCGCAGGGGCAGGCCGGCATCAATTTCGCGATCGCCGAACTCGATGGCTATCACGACACGCGCGAGGAAACGGCGCTGACACCGATGCTGGGGCTGACGCGCCACCTCGGCGACCAGACAATGCTCTACATCCGCTATGCCCGCGGCGCCAAGAGTGGCGGTTTCAATGCCGACTTCATCACCGTGCCGGCGCTGGCCACCGGCATCGAGTTCGACGAGGAAACCGCTGACAGTTTCGAACTCGGTTTCAAGGCGCTGGGTTTCGATCAGCGCCTCAGCGCCGCGCTGGCCCTGTTCCTCAGTGACTATCAGGACTATCAGGTCAGCCAGTTCGTACCGGTGCCGGGCAGCGATCCGCCGAGCATCCAGCCTACGCTGACCAATGCCGGCAAGGTCCGCAGCTACGGCGCCGAACTGACGCTGTCCGCGCTGCCGCAAACGAAGCTGCGCATCGATCTGGATCTGGCCTGGCTGCACGCGCAATACCGCAGTTTCGAGGACGGCGGCGGCCCCGGCGTGGATTACGACGGCAACCGCACCGAGTATGCACCGCGCCTGTCCGCCGGACTATCCATCGATTACGGGACGCCGCTGGCTTGGCCCAGTGGCAGCGAATGGTTCGTTCGCCCTAGCTGGAGCTACCGTTCGGAGCAGTATTCGGCCGCCTCGAACGCGCCGCTGTTCCGTGTCGGCAGCCGCAGCCTGATCGACGCCCGCATCGGCCTGCGCAGCCAGCACAACCGCTGGGAAATCGCGCTGTACGGCCGCAATCTCGCTGACGAGACCTATGAGCTCGGCAACGCCCTGGATGCCCTGACCACGGTCTACGGTGGTTACGGTCCGCAGCGCAGTTACGGCGTGGAATTGCAGTGGCGCTGGTTCTGAAGCGCGCCCGATCGCGGCCAAGCCGCTGCGGCATAGGCGACCGCGCTCGCGACGCTGATGCAGTGCTGCTTAACGAGAGGCGACCCTGTCCAGCTTCACGCCGAGCGCTTCGGCGGTTTCCTGGGTGACGCCGCCGACGGCATAACCGCGCCGCAGCTGGAACGCCTGCAGAGCTTCGGCTGTACCCGGTCCGAACACACCGTCCACCGGCCCCGGATCGAAGCCGGCACGCTTGAGATTGCGCTGCAGTTCCAGCACCAGGGCGGGGGTGGCATTGGTCTCGCACAACACCGCGCGCACTTCCACGCGCCCCGGCTGAGCCAGCACCTCGTGGCGCTCGGTGCGGTACTCCGCCGGAACCTCCACGCGAATCCCGCGCGCCGGCTCGACCATTTCCTTGATTCGGCGCGTACGCCAACCGGCCGGCACCTCCACCGTCTTGGTCACGGCCTCGCTGACGACGAGCTTTTCGCGCACGGTCTTGTACTGGGCCGGCATTTCGCGCATCTCGGTGCGCGCCGGCTCCACCAGCTTGCGGCGGCGCTGTACGAGGAATTCGGCCGGCGCCTCGACCAGACACATAGCATCGGTACTGCCGGCGTTC
Proteins encoded in this region:
- the amt gene encoding ammonium transporter; its protein translation is MPIDHNTFDQFWVLICAVLVVSMQAGFTCVESGLVRAKNSINVAFKNLIDFCIASVLFGLVGFGLMFGASWHGLVGTTPDMLFGEVSPWMYVFFIFQLAFCGTATTIVSGAVAERMRFSAYCVSALVVSMLVYPVIGHWAWGGALEGTASGWLAQLGFIDFAGSTVVHSVGGWASLACLMIIGPRVGRFGPNGRPIEGHNLPVATLGVFLLWVGWFGFNGGSTLGFTADVPLIIVNTALGAAAGGIAAGVLTWRTMGRPAVDKIMNGVLAGLVAITANCHIVSPAAALLVGAVGGLVCVLGMQMLERLQIDDAVGAVPVHLFAGVWGTLAVALCAPDGSWGEGVSRWQQLQIQALGVSTIGLYSFGVSYVLLKLVNHFLPLRVSEDDERIGLNIAEHGASSAVLDLIVQMDRQARRGEFSQHIEVEPETEAARIAMFYNAVLDKFSLETDRRQMALKKLAQLANYDTLTGLGNRRLFQEALNRAVLRAQLKGTRGAMLYIDLDDFKRINDRFGHAAGDALLKHAAARMAEIAEAHDVLARIGGDEFALLLETIADTEQAVGVAERLLAALSQPFPVREHSLRVHASVGISTFDGRDGDGAAVTQRSDEAMYTAKLAGKGGVRVYALDPDEFAPVV
- a CDS encoding glutathione S-transferase family protein encodes the protein MGKLVDGIWQQAGYDTDNNEGRFVRWDSSFRDSVETDPDARYAAEPGRYRLYVSLACPWAHRTLIVRALKGLEQTIPVSIVDPYMGEQGWSFSNGPDCIPDPLFGARHLHELYVRAKPDYSGRVTVPVLWDTRHGSIVNNESADLLRMLNRAFDAYANRDLHDLYPAEHREQIDAVNSRVYDQVNNGVYKAGFATTQTAYEEAVAELFSALDWLETHLKDRDWLVGERLSEADIRLFTTLIRFDAVYHGHFKCNLRRIKDYARLEAYLERLYAIPQIGSTVNFRHIKQHYYSSHRQINPSGIVPAGPILPFL
- a CDS encoding YceH family protein — translated: MSDPLLTPAQARVIASLVEKSITTPQYYPMTVNAIMAACNQKTVRNPIMSLSERDVGGALSDLESMKFATRDDYSGRVPKWRQQFQHQMLLKAPTMAVLVTLMLRGPQTAAELRSNASALGGPGDAAGVDEALELLSDRAEPLVKQLPRAPGQAASRFAHLLCGEDAIPAEPVSGSSSRGGTDSAALLARIDALEARVAALESERDER
- a CDS encoding TonB-dependent receptor, with the protein product MTTAGQYCKPRVRGRRLRPLLPFAMMGLFGLNPAARAEALDADDATLTTVTVSAHRRDESALEVPVALDVVRHDELSARLTDSLSDLSLAVPSLQVADNTSIQTVYIRGVGGGGRNVGFDTRAGVYLDGVYIGTPPAADALLFDLARVEVLRGPQGYLYGQNTVSGAINLITRVPGERFESAVRMGLGSDDELRSAAMLNLPIDASVRLKLAASARRHDGTIDNVTRDEKVGDLDDRALRAQLRLLPDARTTLDFSADYAVQESDKVGGEARSGPFGTLTPPSPAGMQAFVTDDNRAERDLYRNGGVAATIEHRSGERRFTSITAYRDSYRLWHADVDHSALDLLGLNYHDDYETFSQELRVASADPMRRGRYVAGLFVSMMDASNQRRLLGGTDGFLIGLDPAQAQTVDSLAEVVTQSYALFGAYDYALTPLWTLNTGARLTLSRKALDISQSSQGQAGINFAIAELDGYHDTREETALTPMLGLTRHLGDQTMLYIRYARGAKSGGFNADFITVPALATGIEFDEETADSFELGFKALGFDQRLSAALALFLSDYQDYQVSQFVPVPGSDPPSIQPTLTNAGKVRSYGAELTLSALPQTKLRIDLDLAWLHAQYRSFEDGGGPGVDYDGNRTEYAPRLSAGLSIDYGTPLAWPSGSEWFVRPSWSYRSEQYSAASNAPLFRVGSRSLIDARIGLRSQHNRWEIALYGRNLADETYELGNALDALTTVYGGYGPQRSYGVELQWRWF
- a CDS encoding peptidoglycan-binding protein, whose translation is MNRSGPSLLGPRLLALGLFAAVGSVWAAFEDGVPLPPAAPADAQAGECWALVHVPPSYRPVERQVLKTAASTRTESIPPVYETRTEKVWGKAYTRTVTVTPAVTETREERTLVREAGPQEVKIAARYRWVDERVPVGGGTVVQPNAGSTDAMCLVEAPAEFLVQRRRKLVEPARTEMREMPAQYKTVREKLVVSEAVTKTVEVPAGWRTRRIKEMVEPARGIRVEVPAEYRTERHEVLAQPGRVEVRAVLCETNATPALVLELQRNLKRAGFDPGPVDGVFGPGTAEALQAFQLRRGYAVGGVTQETAEALGVKLDRVASR